The following coding sequences lie in one Alicyclobacillus curvatus genomic window:
- a CDS encoding DsrE family protein, producing MGIMVMNEKILLSMKLDNSLAPSDTVWRVFPMKFLFILNDPPYGTERSYNGFRHVNTLSKREDVEVKVFLMADAVLCAKKGQKTADGYYNLEKMILVSSRRGVELGACGTCLDARGLNQSEIAESVHRSTMEELTDWTLWADKVIVY from the coding sequence ATGGGTATTATGGTTATGAACGAAAAAATCCTGCTGTCCATGAAGTTGGATAACTCATTGGCACCAAGTGATACGGTTTGGAGGGTGTTCCCGATGAAGTTTCTGTTTATATTGAATGACCCGCCGTATGGAACGGAACGATCTTACAACGGATTTCGGCATGTCAATACATTGTCAAAGCGAGAAGATGTTGAAGTTAAGGTGTTTCTCATGGCAGATGCGGTACTGTGTGCAAAAAAGGGGCAAAAGACCGCGGACGGATACTACAATTTAGAAAAAATGATCTTGGTATCGAGTCGTCGGGGGGTCGAACTAGGGGCTTGTGGCACCTGCCTTGATGCGAGGGGGCTGAATCAAAGTGAAATTGCAGAATCGGTTCATCGGTCGACAATGGAAGAATTGACGGATTGGACGTTGTGGGCAGATAAGGTCATCGTCTACTAG
- a CDS encoding rhodanese-like domain-containing protein, whose product MMPKLSAEELKRLLLANALDVLDLRSVSDFLAGFIPGSINLPSDEENFTGNLRKIWPHPREVVVLISGESMVPTDVLSFVQEIGGAVKGYASFENWKRAEYHTLTLETIKIDKLLKNQSAFELVDVRTEEEWLKKHIHGSRNIPLSKLNVLAHELDTAKKYVVFCAGVYRGVAGAAKLRAKGFDVRYLPGGVSTWEEKGGTTEEVRS is encoded by the coding sequence ATGATGCCCAAACTCTCTGCTGAAGAGCTAAAGAGGCTTTTGCTCGCCAATGCACTAGACGTTCTGGACCTTCGATCCGTATCGGACTTCCTTGCCGGATTTATTCCCGGCTCCATCAATTTACCGAGCGACGAAGAGAACTTTACAGGCAACCTCCGCAAAATCTGGCCCCATCCAAGAGAGGTGGTGGTCTTGATTTCTGGAGAGTCTATGGTCCCGACTGACGTTTTGTCTTTCGTTCAGGAAATTGGCGGGGCCGTAAAAGGATATGCCTCCTTTGAAAACTGGAAACGAGCTGAATATCACACATTGACATTAGAAACGATAAAAATCGACAAACTGCTCAAGAACCAGAGCGCATTTGAACTTGTAGATGTACGTACCGAAGAGGAATGGCTGAAAAAGCACATCCATGGTTCGAGGAACATTCCTCTCTCAAAACTAAATGTGTTGGCTCATGAGCTTGACACAGCCAAAAAATACGTAGTGTTTTGCGCTGGAGTGTACCGTGGTGTTGCTGGGGCGGCTAAGCTACGGGCAAAGGGGTTTGATGTGCGTTACCTGCCCGGTGGTGTGAGTACCTGGGAGGAAAAAGGTGGAACGACAGAGGAAGTGCGCTCATGA
- a CDS encoding HAD-IC family P-type ATPase, which yields MRSNDAACCSIEDTKLDTCCATEKSESVSKSVKDLIQEACTSGCCLTQSTDESTCCESETRSCSDSCCSDGQAKVGGFDASFEITQAAGGEHYEYNVFGMDCASCAATIEKSVGRLSGIQSATVNFSTGKLQVVGANAAVIEQLPGHVKKIGYTLEPVETRRKRTYVVEGMDCGACAKTIENHLRKVPGVRTVTVNFSTGKMVIDHDNTIEEIVSEVTKAGYRASLDTKEQAANSESRSNHSQEWLIATSGVLFVFGLIFKFVHLPSYIATFLFALVIVSAGYKPSRSAVYGIRSRSLDMNVLMSLAALGAAIIGQWAEGASVVWLFSFGTMLQNKSIDKTRNSIRSLMNLAPPEAWVKIGSEYVRRPVSSVGIGDIVLVKPGERISLDGEVVKGESTINQAPITGESIPVDKAVGAQVYAGTINENGSLEIVVSKLAEDSAISRIIRMVEEAQEKKAPTQALVDKFARVYTPVVFVLAFLVMVAPPLMGFGAWLGWIYKGLELLVVACPCALVISTPVAIVSAIGNAARNGVLIKGGTSLETTGKITAVAFDKTGTLTEGKPNVVEVTPLQTSKDHLLAIATTSLNKSTFFSRFLTQSRDFTFDHFILELQNCP from the coding sequence ATGAGAAGCAACGATGCAGCTTGTTGTTCAATAGAAGATACGAAACTAGACACGTGTTGTGCGACAGAAAAGAGTGAGAGCGTGTCAAAGTCTGTGAAAGACTTAATACAAGAAGCCTGTACCAGTGGATGCTGTTTGACCCAAAGTACCGATGAGTCGACTTGTTGTGAATCTGAGACAAGAAGTTGTTCGGATTCATGCTGCAGTGATGGGCAAGCAAAGGTTGGTGGATTTGATGCATCCTTCGAAATCACTCAGGCTGCTGGCGGAGAGCATTATGAATACAATGTGTTCGGCATGGATTGTGCCTCCTGCGCTGCGACAATAGAGAAGAGTGTTGGCCGATTATCGGGGATTCAATCTGCGACCGTGAATTTCAGTACAGGCAAGTTGCAGGTTGTGGGGGCCAACGCCGCAGTTATCGAGCAACTACCAGGTCATGTGAAAAAAATCGGTTATACCCTTGAGCCCGTAGAGACAAGAAGAAAAAGAACGTACGTTGTTGAGGGAATGGACTGTGGCGCTTGCGCAAAGACCATTGAAAATCATCTGCGGAAGGTTCCGGGAGTCCGAACGGTAACCGTTAATTTTTCCACAGGGAAAATGGTCATCGACCACGATAACACTATTGAAGAAATCGTTTCTGAAGTCACGAAGGCTGGGTATCGTGCATCACTGGATACAAAGGAACAGGCAGCGAATTCTGAAAGTCGCTCGAACCACTCACAAGAATGGCTAATTGCGACAAGCGGCGTCCTGTTCGTGTTTGGATTGATCTTCAAATTCGTTCACCTTCCTTCGTACATCGCTACGTTCCTGTTTGCTCTCGTTATTGTGAGCGCAGGATATAAGCCATCCAGGAGTGCTGTCTACGGTATTCGGAGTCGGTCACTGGACATGAACGTCCTAATGTCATTGGCTGCCCTTGGCGCTGCCATCATTGGACAGTGGGCTGAGGGCGCAAGTGTTGTTTGGTTGTTCTCTTTTGGAACTATGCTCCAGAACAAATCGATTGATAAGACGAGAAATTCTATAAGAAGCCTGATGAACCTTGCCCCCCCGGAGGCATGGGTGAAAATAGGTTCTGAGTATGTGCGTCGGCCAGTCTCGAGTGTAGGCATTGGAGATATAGTCCTCGTGAAGCCCGGTGAGCGGATTTCGCTAGATGGTGAAGTTGTAAAAGGTGAGTCAACAATCAACCAAGCCCCTATTACTGGAGAATCCATTCCAGTTGATAAGGCCGTTGGCGCTCAGGTTTATGCGGGGACAATCAACGAAAACGGTTCGTTGGAGATTGTCGTATCAAAGCTTGCTGAAGATAGTGCGATATCCCGCATTATTCGTATGGTGGAAGAAGCGCAGGAAAAGAAGGCACCGACGCAGGCGTTAGTCGACAAATTCGCACGAGTGTATACACCTGTCGTTTTCGTGTTAGCGTTTCTCGTGATGGTTGCCCCCCCTTTGATGGGATTTGGAGCTTGGCTAGGATGGATATATAAAGGGCTGGAGTTGTTAGTTGTCGCATGTCCCTGTGCCCTTGTCATTTCTACACCCGTGGCCATCGTGTCAGCCATCGGAAACGCAGCGAGGAACGGCGTTCTGATAAAGGGTGGGACCTCTTTGGAGACCACTGGGAAGATAACAGCCGTTGCGTTTGACAAAACCGGAACTCTCACTGAGGGTAAACCCAATGTTGTTGAAGTGACTCCGCTTCAGACGAGCAAAGATCACCTGCTTGCAATAGCAACCACCTCTCTCAATAAAAGTACGTTTTTCTCTCGTTTTCTCACTCAATCGCGTGATTTCACATTTGACCATTTCATACTCGAACTGCAGAATTGTCCATGA
- a CDS encoding ArsR family transcriptional regulator, which yields MFEHDTRAWKDAIYSQFARIGKALSSPKRLEILELLSQGPKTVETLARETEASVANVSQHLQVLLQARMVRFEKQGTYAVYQLSSGTTNKLLLLFEDLGEEILAEINQLREELTNNTDFPEPLSLEELETRLSSGDITLIDVRPKEEYDVSHIPGAISIPITELQTKLSSLPRDKEIVSYCRGPYCVYAIQATEALSTKGFKALRLQEGVREWNERHSTDC from the coding sequence TTGTTCGAGCACGATACAAGAGCGTGGAAAGATGCCATTTATAGCCAGTTCGCTCGGATTGGAAAGGCACTTTCCAGTCCAAAGCGCCTTGAGATACTTGAACTTTTGTCTCAGGGACCCAAAACCGTCGAGACACTCGCCCGTGAAACAGAAGCAAGTGTCGCAAATGTTTCTCAACATCTGCAGGTCCTATTGCAAGCACGAATGGTGCGCTTCGAAAAACAAGGTACGTATGCGGTTTACCAATTGTCGAGTGGAACTACGAATAAATTACTGTTGTTGTTTGAGGATTTGGGCGAAGAGATTCTGGCCGAGATCAACCAATTGCGAGAAGAACTAACAAACAACACGGACTTTCCTGAACCCCTGTCTCTTGAGGAATTAGAAACTCGGTTAAGCTCGGGAGACATTACGCTGATAGATGTTCGACCGAAAGAGGAGTATGACGTTTCTCACATACCCGGTGCCATTTCAATTCCCATCACAGAGCTGCAGACAAAACTGTCCAGCCTACCACGGGATAAGGAAATTGTCTCCTATTGTCGTGGCCCATACTGCGTGTATGCGATCCAGGCAACTGAAGCGCTTAGTACGAAGGGATTCAAGGCGCTTCGCTTGCAGGAAGGGGTTCGGGAGTGGAATGAGCGCCATTCCACAGACTGCTGA
- a CDS encoding MFS transporter, producing the protein MVGIERTVVPILGQQTFHLTSLSILLAFIVSFGIVKGPLNLVAGRLADRWGRKPVLILGWIFGLPVPLMTIFAPSWGWIIVANLLLGANQGFAWSMTVTSKIDLVGPARRGLALGINEFSGYMGVAIISGVAGYLASVYGPRPLPFVVAEVIGVFGLLMAWLMIRETLPYTRLEVSMGNQEEPQTRIGLGQVIALVSFKNRTLLASSQAGLVNKLSDTAVWGLVPVMMAQSHYSVALIGLVSSVYAATWGVLQLLSGTWSDQVGRKTPIVLGQVLNAVGVGSIFLTHSLAMWIIAALLMGIGTAFVYPVLLSAVGDEAHPAWRGSALGVYRMWRDGGYAIGGILIGFGVDWLGTERTIGALAVIVLVSGLFVLFGMKETLKKTK; encoded by the coding sequence ATGGTCGGCATTGAGCGTACGGTGGTCCCCATCTTGGGTCAACAGACTTTTCACTTGACTTCTCTGTCAATATTACTTGCATTCATTGTCTCCTTTGGAATCGTGAAAGGACCTCTGAATCTGGTTGCTGGCAGACTTGCGGATCGGTGGGGGCGCAAACCAGTCCTTATACTGGGTTGGATATTCGGACTCCCGGTCCCCCTTATGACGATATTTGCACCTTCTTGGGGATGGATCATCGTAGCAAATCTTTTGCTTGGAGCCAATCAAGGATTTGCGTGGTCAATGACCGTCACGAGCAAAATTGATCTTGTAGGTCCTGCCCGCAGGGGACTGGCACTTGGTATCAACGAGTTTTCTGGGTATATGGGTGTTGCCATCATTAGTGGGGTGGCCGGATATCTGGCATCGGTTTATGGTCCTCGTCCACTCCCCTTTGTCGTTGCTGAAGTCATCGGAGTGTTCGGATTGCTGATGGCATGGCTGATGATTCGGGAAACGCTCCCTTACACCCGATTGGAAGTATCAATGGGTAATCAAGAAGAGCCTCAAACACGAATAGGTCTGGGGCAGGTTATTGCACTGGTTAGCTTCAAAAACCGCACATTGTTAGCCAGTAGCCAAGCAGGGTTGGTGAATAAACTCAGTGACACGGCTGTCTGGGGACTCGTACCCGTTATGATGGCACAGAGTCATTACTCTGTTGCACTAATTGGGCTTGTTAGCAGCGTTTATGCAGCTACGTGGGGCGTTTTGCAATTGTTATCCGGGACTTGGAGTGACCAAGTAGGCCGGAAGACACCGATTGTGCTCGGACAAGTTCTGAATGCGGTTGGAGTCGGCTCTATCTTTCTGACTCATTCTTTAGCTATGTGGATAATTGCTGCATTGCTTATGGGAATTGGTACAGCCTTCGTATACCCGGTACTGCTCTCTGCGGTTGGAGATGAGGCACATCCAGCATGGCGAGGTTCTGCTCTTGGTGTGTATCGGATGTGGCGGGATGGTGGGTACGCCATTGGAGGAATCCTGATTGGCTTTGGGGTTGATTGGCTAGGAACCGAACGCACGATTGGCGCACTCGCCGTGATTGTACTCGTATCTGGGCTGTTTGTGTTGTTCGGGATGAAAGAAACATTGAAAAAAACCAAGTAG
- a CDS encoding class I SAM-dependent methyltransferase, protein MAVSPFDDKASTYDDFCETPLGHFVDVVEHDMVAALARSKPGESAIDLGCGTGSYTYWLHDMGLSVVGVDTSPNMLAVARQKRENGVTFLQEDLIRLPFDNGMFDLAICNAVLEFTDEPVAILREAFRVLKPGGRLVIGCINKYGTWGRKYAKRGQEDPTSIYSHAQFFSFEDISGMGLGQPSEVRFGLHVTPDEFGDFESAMELEQERHTRNCGAGYFVVRWDKTLER, encoded by the coding sequence ATGGCAGTGTCCCCATTTGATGACAAAGCCAGCACGTATGATGATTTTTGTGAGACCCCGCTCGGCCACTTCGTGGATGTGGTTGAACATGATATGGTCGCAGCGCTTGCAAGATCGAAACCGGGGGAATCGGCAATTGACCTTGGCTGTGGCACAGGTTCATACACCTATTGGTTACACGACATGGGGCTTTCTGTGGTCGGGGTAGATACGTCGCCAAACATGTTGGCAGTGGCACGCCAAAAGCGAGAGAATGGCGTTACTTTTTTGCAAGAGGATCTTATCCGCCTGCCGTTTGATAACGGTATGTTTGACTTAGCAATTTGTAATGCCGTGCTCGAATTCACCGACGAGCCGGTAGCCATATTGAGGGAAGCTTTTCGGGTCTTAAAACCCGGCGGTAGGTTGGTCATCGGGTGTATCAATAAGTACGGTACATGGGGAAGGAAGTATGCCAAACGTGGCCAAGAAGATCCCACGAGCATCTACAGCCACGCTCAGTTCTTCTCTTTTGAAGATATTTCTGGAATGGGGCTTGGGCAACCCTCTGAAGTTCGATTTGGTCTGCATGTGACACCAGATGAGTTCGGAGACTTTGAATCTGCCATGGAACTAGAACAAGAACGACATACCAGGAACTGCGGTGCCGGGTACTTTGTTGTTCGGTGGGACAAAACGCTTGAACGTTGA
- a CDS encoding IS110 family transposase: MAKNVNAKIQRITEGTLVVGVDIAKHTHVARSVDWRGIELGKPLTFENTRTGLENLEKWLEELKRSHSKDDVLIGMEPTGHYWMALAQYLRERGIRVVHVNPSHVKKSKELDDNSPTKNDVKDALTIARLVKDGRYAEPIIPTDVYAELRTGMNQRERLMEDTQRVRGRIHNWLDRFFPEFVPSVFSDWGGKAALAVLHKIWLPVDISSMAPEDVVHMWREADIKRGVGLKAAKKLINAAQGSIGLREGLTMARQELQILLSQYDLIQEQLDQLEGQIAELLAKIPGAPQMLRIPGLGLSTVAGFLAEVGNLSLFTSWHQIRKLAGLNLKEDSSGLHKGQTVISKRGRARLRALLYRGVFFLVATNSEFKLLHQHYKKRVDNPLKPKQSLVALCGKLIRILYTIGTRHVDYDPIRALGPAYKTLTNQVA, from the coding sequence ATGGCAAAGAATGTGAATGCTAAGATTCAGCGCATCACGGAGGGAACACTTGTTGTCGGTGTTGACATCGCCAAGCATACGCATGTGGCAAGAAGCGTTGATTGGCGAGGCATCGAGCTTGGCAAGCCCCTCACCTTCGAGAATACCAGGACTGGGCTTGAGAATCTAGAGAAATGGTTGGAAGAGTTGAAGCGTTCTCACAGCAAGGACGATGTGTTAATAGGCATGGAGCCAACGGGCCATTATTGGATGGCGCTCGCTCAGTATCTGCGAGAACGTGGTATTCGGGTGGTTCACGTGAATCCGTCACACGTCAAGAAGAGTAAGGAACTGGATGACAACTCACCGACGAAGAATGACGTCAAGGATGCGCTCACCATTGCCCGTCTGGTCAAAGACGGTCGTTACGCGGAGCCTATCATTCCAACCGATGTGTACGCCGAACTGCGGACTGGCATGAACCAACGAGAGCGCCTCATGGAGGATACGCAGCGAGTCAGGGGACGTATCCATAACTGGCTGGATCGATTCTTCCCGGAGTTCGTGCCGAGCGTGTTCAGTGACTGGGGTGGCAAAGCTGCACTGGCCGTATTGCATAAAATATGGCTGCCTGTGGATATCTCCAGTATGGCACCAGAGGATGTTGTCCACATGTGGAGGGAGGCGGATATCAAGCGCGGTGTGGGGTTAAAGGCGGCAAAGAAGCTTATCAATGCCGCACAGGGCTCCATCGGGCTGCGAGAAGGGTTGACTATGGCACGTCAGGAACTGCAGATCCTGTTGAGTCAATACGACCTGATTCAAGAACAATTGGACCAGTTGGAGGGACAGATTGCCGAACTATTGGCGAAGATTCCAGGAGCGCCGCAAATGTTGAGAATACCCGGTCTCGGGTTATCCACAGTCGCCGGATTCCTGGCCGAAGTCGGAAACCTGTCGTTATTCACAAGCTGGCACCAGATTCGCAAGTTGGCTGGGCTTAACCTGAAAGAAGACAGTTCCGGCCTGCATAAGGGCCAGACGGTCATCAGTAAGCGAGGTAGAGCACGACTGCGAGCATTGCTCTATCGAGGCGTATTTTTCCTGGTCGCAACGAACTCAGAGTTCAAGCTGCTGCACCAGCACTACAAAAAGCGTGTGGATAACCCGCTCAAGCCAAAACAGTCGCTCGTTGCTCTCTGTGGAAAACTGATACGTATTCTGTACACGATAGGTACACGGCATGTGGATTACGATCCCATCCGAGCCCTTGGGCCGGCCTACAAGACGCTCACGAACCAGGTTGCTTGA
- a CDS encoding HAD-IC family P-type ATPase — translation MASLQDCLEGHSTHPIASAIVRHAEKLGIKPLPGDGFRNILGKGVTATVEGTEYFAGNLNLFQSLDASIEHIIERVRALQSEGNTIVIVGTKDHIHGFITVADTVRSTTSHTIQALKNTGIGQIVMLTGDNEGTAKRVASETGVTGYYAELLPDGKVKALKTVQQNGNVVAMVGDGINDAPALATADVGIAMGGAGTDTAMETADVVLMSDNLEKLPYTIQISRRALGIIKQNVWFSLVIKFLALVLIFPGLLTLWGAVMSDTGAAIIVILNSMRLLSITKQP, via the coding sequence ATTGCTTCATTACAGGACTGCTTAGAAGGGCACTCTACGCATCCAATTGCTTCAGCAATCGTTCGGCACGCAGAGAAACTTGGTATTAAGCCGCTTCCTGGGGATGGGTTCAGGAACATTCTCGGCAAAGGGGTAACTGCCACCGTTGAAGGAACCGAGTATTTTGCCGGTAACCTAAACCTGTTTCAGAGTCTCGACGCCTCCATTGAGCATATTATAGAACGTGTGCGAGCCTTGCAATCCGAAGGTAACACGATTGTTATTGTCGGCACCAAAGATCACATACATGGCTTCATCACAGTTGCGGACACTGTACGAAGCACGACCTCTCATACAATTCAAGCGTTGAAAAATACGGGAATAGGTCAAATTGTTATGCTCACCGGTGACAATGAAGGCACAGCCAAGCGAGTGGCCAGCGAGACAGGCGTCACTGGATATTACGCAGAGCTCCTACCGGACGGCAAGGTCAAGGCGTTGAAGACAGTACAACAAAATGGGAACGTTGTCGCAATGGTTGGCGATGGAATCAATGATGCGCCAGCCCTCGCAACAGCGGATGTTGGCATAGCGATGGGGGGAGCGGGTACAGATACGGCAATGGAAACCGCAGATGTGGTGCTCATGTCCGACAACCTTGAAAAGTTGCCGTACACCATTCAAATCAGCAGGCGTGCTTTGGGGATCATCAAACAAAATGTATGGTTTTCACTGGTCATTAAATTTCTTGCTCTAGTTCTCATTTTCCCAGGTTTGCTTACGTTGTGGGGGGCGGTAATGAGTGACACAGGAGCAGCTATCATTGTCATACTGAACAGCATGAGGTTGTTGTCCATCACGAAACAACCATAG
- a CDS encoding MFS transporter, with amino-acid sequence MKGLPEWLKEYAASPEKQGKLYNKTMRIVIVSQIFGGAGLAAGITVGALLAQNMLGTAGYAGVPAALFTLGSAAAAFLVGRLSQQLGRRIGLAAGFLAGGIGALGVVLAAILNSLPLFFISLFIYGAGTATNLQARYAGTDLALPTQRAKAISAALVFTTFGAVVGPNLVNITGRVATSMGAPALSGPFMLAAVAYILAGLALLLFLRPDPLLVAKAIADVGRSREGQSIGTDTEVAELRIHKPGIIVGATVMVFTQIVMIAIMTMTPVHMKHYGHGLGEVGIVIGIHIAAMYLPSPVTGFLVDKYGRTVMSYASGVTLLLAGFVAAFTPGKSMVLLILALALLGLGWNFGLISGTAAIVDATPPQIRAKTQGTVDVLIALAGASGGALSGMVVAQSSYATLSLAGGFLSLFLIPVVVWSRSQKKE; translated from the coding sequence ATGAAAGGCCTTCCCGAATGGCTGAAGGAATATGCAGCATCGCCTGAGAAACAAGGCAAGTTATATAACAAAACCATGCGCATCGTTATCGTGTCGCAAATTTTTGGCGGAGCGGGCTTGGCTGCAGGCATTACAGTAGGCGCACTACTCGCCCAAAATATGCTCGGAACAGCCGGTTATGCAGGAGTTCCTGCTGCCTTGTTTACGTTGGGTTCTGCCGCTGCAGCGTTTCTAGTTGGTCGGCTTTCCCAACAGTTAGGTCGCCGAATTGGCCTGGCCGCAGGTTTCTTGGCGGGAGGTATTGGCGCACTTGGGGTCGTTTTAGCAGCTATCTTGAATAGCTTGCCGCTGTTTTTTATTTCGCTGTTCATCTACGGCGCGGGCACAGCGACAAACTTGCAGGCACGTTATGCCGGTACGGACTTGGCACTTCCGACACAGCGGGCAAAGGCGATTAGTGCTGCATTGGTATTCACGACATTCGGCGCAGTGGTTGGACCGAATCTGGTGAATATCACGGGAAGGGTAGCGACTTCTATGGGCGCACCTGCGCTTTCTGGGCCATTTATGCTGGCTGCTGTAGCGTATATTTTAGCCGGACTGGCCCTTCTCTTGTTTCTGCGTCCTGATCCGCTTCTCGTCGCCAAAGCTATCGCCGATGTTGGACGTTCCAGGGAAGGTCAAAGCATCGGAACGGATACAGAGGTGGCTGAACTGCGAATCCATAAGCCAGGGATTATCGTGGGTGCCACCGTGATGGTATTCACTCAAATCGTCATGATTGCCATCATGACAATGACACCTGTTCATATGAAGCACTACGGACATGGGCTAGGTGAGGTCGGTATCGTCATTGGAATTCATATTGCCGCAATGTATTTGCCCTCCCCGGTTACTGGCTTTCTCGTTGATAAATACGGGCGCACGGTGATGTCCTACGCTTCTGGTGTTACGTTGCTCCTGGCAGGCTTCGTGGCTGCATTTACGCCTGGCAAATCGATGGTTCTGCTCATTCTTGCGCTGGCGTTGCTTGGTTTGGGCTGGAACTTCGGCTTGATTAGCGGCACAGCAGCCATCGTCGATGCGACGCCGCCGCAAATTCGGGCGAAGACGCAAGGCACGGTGGATGTACTGATCGCTTTGGCTGGTGCCTCCGGAGGCGCATTGTCCGGAATGGTTGTTGCCCAGTCTAGCTATGCGACACTTTCCTTGGCCGGAGGATTCCTGTCCTTGTTTTTGATTCCAGTTGTCGTTTGGTCCCGGAGTCAGAAGAAAGAATGA